The Pigmentiphaga aceris DNA segment TCAGCACACGGTGGTTCGTCAGGTCGTGGGGAAGCGCTTGAAGTTCAGTCATGGCACATCTCCGGATCGTCGCGCAGACGCAGCAGGTCCCACGCAGCCCGGAAGCTGCGTGGCGGTTCACGCCGATCGATCGGCGGAAATCAGGTGGCCTGTGCGTCTTGCCAGGGAATCAAGGCTTGGGATTGGCCTTGCGCGACTGCTCGATGATGCTCAGCGTCTTGTTCACCAGGTCTTCACCCAATTCGGGTTTGAACCGGGCAATGACTGGCTCGGTCGCCTTGATCATGCGCTGCTGCTCGGCAGGCTCGATCTTGTTGAACTGCATCCCGGCCTTTTCAAGCTTGGCCACCACCTCGGTTTCCATCTTCCGGCTGTAGTCGCGGTGGAAGGTCACCACTTCCTTGCAGGCCCCACGCAAGACGTCTTTCTCGTCGTTGCTCAAGCGGTCCCAGAACTTCTTGCTGGCCAACACCACCGCAGGCAGATACACGTGACGCGTTTCCGTCAGGTACTTCTGAATGTCTTGATAGGAACTCGACTGTGTCACCAGATACGAGCTTTCCTGCCCGTCGATGGCCTTGGTTTCAAGCGCGGTATAGGTTTCCGGATACGGCAACGGCAAGGGCGTTGCACCCAGCGTCTTGAAGATGTCGATGTACACGCGGTTCTGCAATGTACGAATCTTCAGGTCGCGAAAATCTTCCAGTCGCTTGATGGGGTGCTTGCTGTTGGTGACCTGGCGGAAGCCGTAATCCAGGTAGCACAGGCCGATCAGGTTCTTCTGCTCGAACTTGTCCAGCAGGGACTGACCGACCTCACTGTCGATCACGGCGTCGGCTTCTTCAGGGCGCTGGAAAATGAAAGGCAGGTCGAAGATGGCCAGCTCTTTGACATTGCCGGCAGCGCCCGCGGTCGATACCACGGTCATCTCCACGATGCCGCCCTGTGCCGACGACATCGACTGAATCTCGTTGCCCAGCTGCGCGTTGCCGTAGCCCGTGACCTTGATCTTGCCACCGGTACGCTGGCTGACGATCTCTGCATATTTGTCGATGGCCACGCCAACCGGATTGTCCTGCGTCACGGGGTACGCGAACTTGATTTTCCGGTCTTTGAAGTCGGCGGCGATTGCGCCAGATGCCGCAGCGGACATCAGACCAAGCGCAAGCAGCGTGGCGGAAACGTGTTTCAGGGCGGGTGCATTCATGGTCATCTCCTGGTGTTTCTTTTTTCTGATTTTTTTCTTGGTCGAACGGGGTTAAGAACGGGCTTACAACTGGGCTTACTTCAGCTCGCGGCCAGCAAGCTCACCTTCCAGAAACCGGTTTGGCTTCAGGAAAAAACACAAGACCAGCGCGCCTTTCGGTGACCGGGCCACGTGACGATGCCCTTTCGGACGCCACGCAAAATTGCCTTTGGCATACACGCCATCGTCGTCTTCGAACTCGCCTTCCAACACAAAGCTCTGTTCGATCTCAACGTGTTCATGCAGGGCCAACACCGTGCCGGGCTGCCAGCGGAACAGTGCCGTCAACAGGCCCGTCTGCTCGTCCTGCACCAGAATCTTCATGTCGATGCCTAGCGTGGGCGTGGGCTTCCACGGCAGCGCATCAACCGAAACATTGCGGGAATCCATCGGGCCGTATTTGTCGGCGTCAGGAAGAAAAGGCGTGTTCAAGGCCATGGGTTTCTCCAGATAAACCTATGTTGATAATCAGACTTCGCGCAGGCCAGCGGCCCGTCAATCGACAACGGTATTGACCAGTTCACCAATGCCGTGAATACGCGCCCGCACGGTCTGCCCAGCCTGCAGACAGCGCGGCGGTTTCATCGCAAAACCGACCCCTTTGGGCGTGCCGGTGGCGATCACGTCACCCGGCAACAAGGTCATGCCGGCAGACAGCTGAACGATGATTTCGCTGACATCAAAAATCATCGAATCGGTGTTGTCCCGCTGGCGCAGCTCGCCGTCCACGTCCAGTTCCAGCTCAAGCGAATTGGGGTTGTCCACCGCACTGGCGTGCACCACCACCGGCCCGACCGGGCAGCTGGTATCCAGGCTCTTTCCCTTAAACCACTGACCATGTTTTCGTTGCAGGTCGCGGGCAGTCACGTCGTTCAGAATCGTGTAGCCAAAGACATGCTCCATCGCCCGGTCTGCGGTGATGTCGCGCCCGCCCTTGCCGATCACGATGGCAAGCTCCACCTCGTAATCCAGGCTTTGCGTCAACGCGGCATGACGCAAGATGGGTGTGCCATGCGCAGCCAGTGCAGTACGTGGTTTCGTGAAGAATTCGATGGCGATGGGGAAGGCATCGGCGGGCCGCCCGTTGGCCAGATTGCCCTCGATGATGTGATCGCGATAATTGCGGCCCACATTGAAGATGTTCCGACCAGCAGCCTCGACCGGCGTCAGCACCGTGGCACTGGCCAGCGGCACAGACGCATCAGCACTGGCATCAGCCATCAGCGTACGCGCTTGCGCCACCCCCGCGTCGCCCAGCCGGATCAGCGCATCGATCGATGCGGGTGCCGGTTGCGACGGCCATATACGCGACAGATCAAGAATCGTGTCGTCATCAAGCAGCACGCCCAGACTTGCCTTGCCTTGATAGTCGAAATTGATGAATTTCATGTTGCATTCCGCTGGATGGATGAATGTCAGCCTTCGTTCGAGGCACTGTCACGCTGTACCGCGCGATACAGCGCACGCACGTGCTCGCGGGCCAGATCGGCGGCGCGCTCGGCGTTGCGATCTTCGATTGCCTGAATGATCTCCAGGTGCTCGCGCAGCGAATCCGCCGCGCGATGCAGGCGCGAAATCGTGCGGCGGCGATAGCTGGTCTGCCGATGGCCGAACGAGGCCCATACGCGTTCAAGCAGACGGTTGTTTGCCAGCCGCATGATCTCGGTATGAAACGCCACATTGGCCAGCGAATATTCCTCGGGCTTGGCTTCAGCCACGCCTGCTTCGGCAAAGGGCGCGAAGATGGCGCGCAAGGCCATGACATCGTGGTGCGACGCGTTGAGCGCAGCCTCGCGCGCGGCGAAGGCTTCAAGCTGCTCGCGCAACTGCAACCACTCCAGGTAATCCTCGTCGCTTACTGGCTGCAACAAGGCACCGCGCCCCGGACGCAGATTGATCACGCCAGTGCTGTCCAGCCGGATCAGGGCTTCACGCACGGGCGTGCGGCTGACACCCAGCTTGGCTGCGAGATCTTCCTCGCGAATGCGCACCGGTTCGGTGATCTGCGCACGCAGTTCGAT contains these protein-coding regions:
- a CDS encoding TRAP transporter substrate-binding protein, whose translation is MNAPALKHVSATLLALGLMSAAASGAIAADFKDRKIKFAYPVTQDNPVGVAIDKYAEIVSQRTGGKIKVTGYGNAQLGNEIQSMSSAQGGIVEMTVVSTAGAAGNVKELAIFDLPFIFQRPEEADAVIDSEVGQSLLDKFEQKNLIGLCYLDYGFRQVTNSKHPIKRLEDFRDLKIRTLQNRVYIDIFKTLGATPLPLPYPETYTALETKAIDGQESSYLVTQSSSYQDIQKYLTETRHVYLPAVVLASKKFWDRLSNDEKDVLRGACKEVVTFHRDYSRKMETEVVAKLEKAGMQFNKIEPAEQQRMIKATEPVIARFKPELGEDLVNKTLSIIEQSRKANPKP
- a CDS encoding GntR family transcriptional regulator, yielding MTSKTPSKSPAQDVLGAVSTHLIELRAQITEPVRIREEDLAAKLGVSRTPVREALIRLDSTGVINLRPGRGALLQPVSDEDYLEWLQLREQLEAFAAREAALNASHHDVMALRAIFAPFAEAGVAEAKPEEYSLANVAFHTEIMRLANNRLLERVWASFGHRQTSYRRRTISRLHRAADSLREHLEIIQAIEDRNAERAADLAREHVRALYRAVQRDSASNEG
- a CDS encoding fumarylacetoacetate hydrolase family protein, with the translated sequence MKFINFDYQGKASLGVLLDDDTILDLSRIWPSQPAPASIDALIRLGDAGVAQARTLMADASADASVPLASATVLTPVEAAGRNIFNVGRNYRDHIIEGNLANGRPADAFPIAIEFFTKPRTALAAHGTPILRHAALTQSLDYEVELAIVIGKGGRDITADRAMEHVFGYTILNDVTARDLQRKHGQWFKGKSLDTSCPVGPVVVHASAVDNPNSLELELDVDGELRQRDNTDSMIFDVSEIIVQLSAGMTLLPGDVIATGTPKGVGFAMKPPRCLQAGQTVRARIHGIGELVNTVVD
- a CDS encoding cupin domain-containing protein, which gives rise to MALNTPFLPDADKYGPMDSRNVSVDALPWKPTPTLGIDMKILVQDEQTGLLTALFRWQPGTVLALHEHVEIEQSFVLEGEFEDDDGVYAKGNFAWRPKGHRHVARSPKGALVLCFFLKPNRFLEGELAGRELK